One part of the Vicia villosa cultivar HV-30 ecotype Madison, WI linkage group LG6, Vvil1.0, whole genome shotgun sequence genome encodes these proteins:
- the LOC131613133 gene encoding protein RGF1 INDUCIBLE TRANSCRIPTION FACTOR 1-like, with product MDSVLVPPWLEPLLKTPFFNMCRIHADAARNECNMYCLDCNNGDGAFCFYCRSSRHKDHPVIQIRRSSYHDVVRVSEIQKVLDISGVQTYVINSARVLFLNVRPQPKSGKGVAHICEICGRSLLDSFRFCSLGCKLERIKKNGDASFAMEGGKNEAMRMEGVSSSRSEEELREGSTQDMYPVTPPPPPLNARRRKGIPHRAPFGSSSF from the exons ATG GACTCAGTGTTGGTGCCGCCATGGCTTGAGCCATTGCTGAAAACACCGTTTTTCAATATGTGCCGGATTCACGCCGATGCGGCCAGGAATGAGTGTAACATGTATTGTTTAGACTGCAACAATGGCGACGGCGCCTTCTGCTTTTATTGCCGTTCTTCACGGCACAAAGATCATCCGGTCATTCAG ATAAGAAGATCATCTTATCACGATGTAGTGAGGGTGTCAGAGATTCAGAAAGTGTTGGACATAAGTGGAGTACAAACATATGTGATAAACAGTGCCAGAGTTTTGTTCTTGAATGTGAGGCCTCAACCGAAATCTGGGAAAGGAGTAGCTCACATTTGTGAGATTTGTGGAAGGAGTCTCTTGGATTCATTTAGGTTCTGTTCTTTGGGATGTAAG CttgaaagaataaagaaaaatggagaTGCAAGCTTTGCCATGGAGGGGGGTAAGAATGAAGCAATGAGAATGGAGGGGGTATCAAGTAGTAGATCAGAAGAAGAATTGCGTGAAGGCTCAACACAAGATATGTATCCAGTCACGCCTCCTCCACCTCCTTTAAATGCAAGAAGAAGAAAAGGTATTCCTCATAGGGCACCTTTTGGTTCTTCTTCATTCTAA